In one window of Armatimonadota bacterium DNA:
- the hydG gene encoding [FeFe] hydrogenase H-cluster radical SAM maturase HydG codes for MLEVIERNKIEEILKDSARPSRLEIESILDKARALKGLSLLELARLLALEDLDLLEQVFLAAREVKEKVYGKRLVFFAPLYVSNYCANNCLYCGFRRDNKDLERRCLTVDEVREEVKILLAEGHKRLLLVFGEHPHYSGIDYMEEVISAVYSVHTPDGEIRRVNVNSAPLTVEDFRRLKACGIGTYQLFQETYHPSIYKYVHPSGPKANYEWRLTAINRAFEAGIDDVGIGVLFGLYDYKYECVAMLAHIQNLEENFGIGPHTISVPRLEPALNAPLAAKPPYPVTDFEFRKIIASIRLAVPYTGIILTTRERPEFRDELFALGVSQISAGSVTSPGGYKRRQKHAPEAEQFEIGDTRSLEELVATIIKKGYIPSFCTACYRLKRTGDRFMSLAKTGNIGQMCLPNAILSFEEYILDHATPFTRAAGQKVVDKSLEELPAEMRTRTRRLLEELRSGKRDLYV; via the coding sequence ATGCTTGAAGTAATCGAAAGAAATAAAATAGAGGAAATCCTCAAAGACTCTGCAAGGCCATCGAGACTCGAAATTGAGTCAATATTGGACAAAGCTCGTGCATTGAAGGGTCTTTCTTTATTGGAACTTGCCAGGCTGCTTGCACTTGAAGACCTAGACCTCTTGGAGCAAGTTTTTTTAGCAGCGAGAGAAGTAAAGGAGAAAGTATACGGCAAACGGCTTGTATTTTTTGCACCGCTTTATGTTTCAAATTACTGCGCGAATAACTGTTTGTACTGTGGGTTCAGAAGGGACAATAAGGATCTTGAGCGGCGATGCCTTACGGTTGACGAAGTTCGTGAGGAAGTCAAAATTCTCCTGGCGGAAGGTCATAAGAGATTACTCCTTGTATTTGGAGAGCACCCTCATTACTCGGGAATAGACTACATGGAGGAAGTCATATCTGCTGTATATAGTGTTCATACTCCTGATGGAGAAATTCGCCGGGTAAATGTAAACAGTGCGCCACTTACCGTAGAAGATTTTCGCCGCTTGAAAGCATGTGGAATTGGCACATATCAATTATTTCAAGAAACATACCACCCGAGCATTTACAAATACGTTCACCCATCTGGTCCCAAAGCCAATTATGAGTGGAGGCTTACGGCCATTAACAGGGCTTTTGAAGCGGGGATTGACGACGTAGGCATTGGCGTTCTCTTTGGACTTTATGATTACAAATATGAATGCGTTGCAATGCTAGCTCACATACAGAATTTAGAAGAAAATTTTGGAATCGGGCCGCACACAATTTCAGTACCACGACTTGAACCCGCACTTAATGCTCCTCTTGCAGCCAAGCCGCCCTACCCTGTTACTGACTTCGAATTTCGGAAAATAATCGCTTCCATAAGACTAGCAGTCCCATATACTGGAATTATTCTTACTACCAGAGAACGGCCCGAATTTCGTGATGAACTCTTCGCGTTAGGGGTATCGCAAATTAGCGCTGGGTCTGTAACTTCTCCTGGTGGATACAAGCGGCGACAAAAACATGCTCCAGAGGCTGAGCAATTCGAAATAGGAGATACTAGATCGCTTGAGGAGCTTGTGGCAACAATAATTAAAAAAGGCTATATTCCGAGCTTTTGCACCGCATGCTATCGACTAAAGCGAACTGGCGATAGGTTTATGTCTTTGGCAAAAACGGGCAATATTGGACAAATGTGCCTGCCGAACGCAATCTTATCTTTTGAAGAATACATACTTGATCATGCTACCCCTTTTACTCGTGCTGCAGGTCAAAAAGTTGTAGACAAATCGCTCGAAGAGTTACCGGCAGAGATGCGCACGCGGACACGACGACTCCTTGAAGAACTTCGCTCAGGGAAACGTGATCTTTACGTATAA
- the hydE gene encoding [FeFe] hydrogenase H-cluster radical SAM maturase HydE, whose product MDSLFEKAIETGNLSREEIISLLSLDEKESIARLLAVADQVRKEECGDDVHIRGLIEFSNICIRNCLYCGLRRENNKVRRYRMSIDEVVEAAVKVGKYGVGTVVLQSGEDPWFTAERMAEIIQKIKSKVVCAVTLCIGERSSEDYRIMREAGADRFLLRHETANPELYRRLHPDMSFVNRLCCLNNLREHGYQVGAGNIVGLPGQSVADLADDALFVKELDADMVGIGPFIPHPNTPLANYPSGSLDMSLKMVAVVRIVTRNALIPATTAVGTVDPFGREKALMAGANVVMPNFTPLEYRVHYEIYPAKKCITEDPQHSLADIRARIESIGRRVATGPGHSPKKRL is encoded by the coding sequence ATGGATTCCCTATTTGAAAAAGCTATTGAAACTGGCAATCTAAGCAGAGAAGAGATTATCAGCCTCTTATCGCTTGATGAAAAGGAAAGTATAGCTCGCCTTTTGGCAGTTGCTGATCAGGTGCGGAAAGAAGAGTGTGGCGATGATGTCCATATTCGAGGATTGATAGAATTCTCGAACATTTGCATAAGGAATTGCTTGTACTGCGGACTGAGGCGAGAAAATAACAAAGTCAGAAGATATCGCATGAGCATAGACGAAGTTGTTGAGGCCGCAGTTAAGGTTGGAAAATATGGCGTTGGTACTGTAGTTCTCCAATCCGGTGAGGACCCCTGGTTCACGGCCGAACGAATGGCTGAAATTATTCAAAAAATCAAATCCAAGGTGGTTTGCGCTGTTACCCTCTGCATTGGCGAGCGTTCATCGGAGGACTACCGGATAATGAGAGAAGCCGGCGCAGATAGGTTCCTTCTTCGACACGAAACAGCGAATCCGGAGTTATATAGGCGGCTTCATCCCGATATGTCTTTTGTGAATAGATTGTGTTGTTTGAATAATCTGCGCGAGCACGGCTATCAGGTTGGCGCTGGAAACATAGTTGGTTTGCCAGGTCAGTCTGTGGCCGACCTAGCAGATGATGCGCTCTTCGTGAAAGAATTGGATGCAGATATGGTTGGAATTGGCCCTTTTATTCCCCACCCCAACACACCACTAGCCAACTATCCTAGCGGGAGCCTTGATATGAGCCTAAAAATGGTTGCTGTTGTGCGAATCGTAACGCGAAATGCTCTTATACCTGCAACCACAGCAGTGGGAACAGTCGACCCATTTGGACGAGAAAAAGCTCTAATGGCTGGCGCAAACGTTGTTATGCCAAACTTCACTCCACTCGAGTACCGCGTTCACTATGAGATCTATCCTGCTAAGAAGTGCATTACCGAAGATCCACAGCATTCTTTGGCGGATATACGTGCTAGGATTGAGTCAATTGGCAGAAGGGTGGCTACTGGACCAGGGCATTCACCAAAGAAGAGACTTTAA
- a CDS encoding DUF72 domain-containing protein, which yields MKNRAYIGTSGWNYNHWVDVFYPKGLPSKKWLEFYAQYFDTVEINFSFYRLPERETFEKWRNESPDGFTFAVKASRYLTHQKRLRDPKEPLERIINNARGLGEKLGPILYQLPPSFKIDLGRLQSFLELLPNDLRHVMEFRNPTWQIDEVFNLLKEYSVGYCIMSAPGLPRIIKATAPFAYIRMHSGGIETEGNYEEPMLEWWAEQVKGMLENVDVYVYFNNDYKGFAVQNAKRLKELVGF from the coding sequence ATGAAGAATCGGGCATATATTGGCACATCAGGATGGAATTATAACCACTGGGTGGACGTTTTCTATCCGAAAGGCTTGCCTAGTAAGAAATGGCTTGAGTTTTATGCCCAATATTTCGATACAGTAGAAATTAATTTTTCGTTTTACCGTCTACCGGAGCGCGAGACTTTCGAAAAATGGCGAAACGAATCACCAGATGGTTTTACTTTTGCAGTCAAGGCAAGCAGGTACTTAACTCATCAAAAAAGACTAAGAGATCCTAAAGAACCACTGGAAAGAATAATTAACAATGCACGTGGATTGGGTGAAAAGCTAGGCCCAATTTTGTACCAGCTTCCGCCAAGTTTTAAAATAGATTTGGGAAGACTTCAGAGCTTCCTTGAATTACTCCCTAATGACCTCCGACACGTGATGGAATTCCGCAATCCTACTTGGCAAATAGATGAAGTTTTTAATTTGTTGAAAGAGTATTCTGTAGGTTATTGCATTATGAGTGCCCCTGGTTTGCCACGGATTATCAAAGCGACAGCACCTTTCGCCTATATTCGCATGCATAGCGGCGGCATTGAAACCGAAGGCAACTATGAAGAACCAATGCTTGAATGGTGGGCTGAACAAGTAAAAGGAATGCTTGAGAATGTGGACGTCTATGTATACTTTAATAATGACTATAAAGGCTTTGCGGTACAAAACGCAAAAAGACTCAAAGAACTAGTTGGGTTTTAA
- a CDS encoding carbon-nitrogen hydrolase family protein, protein MFPIHVAAVQYATEMYDKTHNTDKAIHLLDKAAHLADLVVLPEISFTGYWLGKDMKRFAEPVPGPLTTIISQIAVTRNAWICFGLAEREGEKIYNTAVLIGADGNIVGKHRKVHLFQADLEAGFSPGNELSVFETSLGRIGILVCYDAFHIESIRVLDLKGAQIVLMPSVGLSSPDKIEDTMRSWEIVLTANSKFGRCYVIWANKIGKDNNLICIGNSMILDPNGNIIARGGTEEEIVRAKIQLEPKMPREGRRPELYTPICMV, encoded by the coding sequence ATGTTTCCTATACATGTAGCTGCGGTACAGTACGCCACGGAAATGTACGATAAAACCCACAATACAGATAAGGCAATTCACTTGCTTGACAAAGCAGCCCATTTAGCTGATTTAGTTGTGCTGCCGGAAATTTCTTTTACAGGCTATTGGCTTGGCAAAGATATGAAGCGTTTTGCAGAACCTGTCCCTGGACCTCTAACAACGATTATATCCCAGATAGCGGTTACGAGAAATGCGTGGATATGTTTCGGTCTCGCCGAACGTGAAGGTGAAAAGATTTATAACACAGCAGTGCTGATTGGTGCTGATGGAAATATTGTTGGAAAACACAGAAAGGTTCACTTATTTCAAGCTGACCTTGAAGCAGGGTTTTCACCTGGAAATGAGCTTTCTGTATTTGAAACAAGTCTAGGGCGAATTGGAATCCTAGTTTGCTATGACGCTTTCCACATCGAAAGCATAAGAGTCCTTGACCTAAAAGGCGCACAAATCGTGTTAATGCCAAGTGTAGGTCTCTCTAGCCCAGACAAGATTGAAGATACAATGCGGTCATGGGAAATCGTTCTAACAGCCAATTCAAAATTCGGGAGATGTTATGTCATATGGGCAAATAAAATTGGCAAAGACAATAATCTTATTTGCATTGGCAATAGCATGATTCTTGACCCAAATGGCAATATTATTGCAAGGGGTGGAACGGAAGAAGAGATAGTTCGCGCAAAAATTCAGCTTGAACCTAAAATGCCACGTGAAGGTCGCCGCCCTGAGCTATATACGCCAATATGCATGGTTTAA
- a CDS encoding EamA family transporter, with product MKVFWLAMLTAILWGITPVLDKLGLEKATPHAALTIRTIVIAIGLMVFLGASGSWSELITIDRRSVMYIILGALAAGLIGQLVYYYALKAGEAAWVVPIAATYPLVTAAVAVVFLKEPVTPGKILGAVLIVLGILVIRLDQVLWPR from the coding sequence ATGAAGGTCTTTTGGCTTGCAATGCTTACCGCAATTCTTTGGGGTATAACGCCTGTACTTGATAAGCTGGGTTTGGAAAAAGCAACACCACATGCCGCTTTAACTATTAGGACTATTGTAATAGCCATTGGATTAATGGTGTTCTTGGGTGCTTCAGGTAGTTGGAGCGAACTAATTACAATTGATAGGCGTTCTGTAATGTATATAATCCTTGGTGCACTTGCGGCAGGACTGATTGGCCAGCTGGTGTATTATTACGCTTTAAAAGCTGGTGAAGCCGCATGGGTTGTGCCTATAGCGGCTACTTATCCGCTTGTAACTGCCGCTGTGGCTGTCGTCTTTCTCAAAGAACCTGTTACACCCGGTAAAATCCTTGGCGCTGTGCTAATTGTGCTCGGTATTCTGGTGATAAGGCTGGACCAAGTATTATGGCCAAGGTAG
- a CDS encoding Gfo/Idh/MocA family oxidoreductase, whose product MAEKVRIGMIGCGTVACYGHIPAISNCEEIELVALSDLNQARLEELAEKYKVAAIYTDYRDLLARDDIDAVGVAVPLDQHHPVVLDAAEAGKHVLCEKPIAQSVELAEEMIKAMEKAKRLFAINFELRHTEPMPQMKALLDQGAIGELKVIRGIGNWMGGRWAGKDRYRMLITVGLGPIVDCGIHHFDLCRWFSKSEFAEIHAIGTHIEDYPNPDHVIATGKMENGVLFIIEQGWAYTHNTPAHEANLRHDLIGTEGLISYANLQCSIEGQENRREFSLYSKNECFRKTITSPAKAFDKMYSLFAKSITQEQLIDLPSGYDGLQALKASLKALELARCESI is encoded by the coding sequence ATGGCAGAAAAAGTTAGGATTGGAATGATTGGATGTGGGACTGTAGCCTGCTATGGACATATACCAGCGATATCAAATTGCGAAGAAATCGAACTTGTTGCACTCTCTGACCTAAATCAAGCAAGACTTGAGGAACTAGCTGAAAAGTACAAAGTTGCGGCTATATATACCGATTATCGAGACCTTCTTGCGCGTGACGATATTGACGCCGTCGGAGTTGCTGTTCCCCTCGACCAGCATCATCCTGTAGTATTGGATGCCGCAGAAGCAGGCAAGCATGTCTTATGCGAAAAGCCAATCGCACAAAGCGTTGAGCTTGCTGAAGAAATGATTAAAGCGATGGAAAAAGCTAAACGCCTATTTGCCATCAATTTCGAGCTACGCCACACAGAACCGATGCCGCAGATGAAAGCACTGCTTGACCAAGGTGCAATTGGTGAGCTAAAAGTAATTCGAGGAATTGGAAATTGGATGGGTGGCCGGTGGGCAGGGAAAGACCGCTATAGAATGTTGATAACCGTTGGATTGGGCCCAATCGTTGACTGTGGAATCCACCACTTCGACCTTTGCCGATGGTTTAGCAAATCAGAGTTTGCCGAAATTCATGCCATAGGCACACATATAGAGGATTACCCAAACCCCGACCATGTGATAGCTACAGGTAAAATGGAAAATGGCGTATTGTTTATAATTGAGCAGGGTTGGGCGTATACACATAATACCCCTGCGCACGAAGCTAATCTGCGGCATGACTTAATAGGAACAGAAGGTTTGATAAGCTATGCAAATCTACAGTGTAGCATTGAGGGCCAGGAAAACAGGCGAGAGTTTAGCCTTTACAGCAAAAATGAATGCTTCCGCAAGACAATTACTTCACCTGCAAAGGCTTTCGACAAGATGTACTCCCTATTCGCCAAGAGCATTACACAGGAACAGTTGATTGATTTGCCTTCGGGTTATGACGGCCTCCAAGCACTTAAGGCATCTTTGAAAGCATTGGAATTGGCTAGATGTGAATCAATTTAA
- a CDS encoding histidinol-phosphatase: MRTSYHTHSRWSDGEGEIADFVLWASKLGLDELGISDHCVIHPNNSLITWSIPPNMLEVYVEEVQTAAKKATGNLTVRLGIEMDYFPETEDVIRNVLAKYPFDYAIGSVHFFGDFPIDEAAEKWDTLNQEQRNEIIRGYWKSVRKMAESGLFDIAGHLDLTKKFGHHASVDLSKEISATLDAIADSEMVVELNTSGWHRPCKEQYPSLSILKGCINRGISVVVTADAHSPFELVRDFDKAHALLREVGYTKKDLEFRIIRRNFCKLK, translated from the coding sequence ATGCGAACATCATATCATACACACTCACGTTGGAGCGATGGAGAAGGTGAGATAGCCGACTTTGTCCTTTGGGCAAGCAAGTTGGGACTAGACGAGCTAGGAATATCTGACCATTGTGTTATACATCCAAACAATTCTCTAATTACCTGGAGCATCCCTCCAAATATGCTTGAAGTCTATGTCGAAGAAGTGCAAACAGCCGCAAAAAAAGCAACCGGCAACCTAACCGTCCGCCTGGGCATCGAGATGGACTATTTCCCTGAAACGGAAGATGTCATCCGCAATGTACTTGCCAAATATCCTTTCGACTATGCAATAGGGTCGGTTCACTTTTTTGGCGACTTCCCAATTGACGAAGCCGCTGAAAAGTGGGATACCCTAAATCAAGAACAGAGAAATGAAATAATACGTGGCTATTGGAAAAGCGTTAGAAAAATGGCGGAAAGCGGTTTATTTGACATTGCCGGGCATCTCGACCTAACAAAGAAATTTGGACACCATGCTTCGGTCGACCTTAGCAAGGAGATTTCGGCGACATTGGACGCAATTGCCGATTCGGAAATGGTTGTCGAATTAAATACTTCTGGTTGGCACAGACCATGCAAGGAACAATACCCATCGCTTTCAATTCTAAAAGGTTGCATCAATCGAGGTATTTCGGTTGTTGTAACGGCAGATGCGCATTCACCTTTCGAATTAGTTAGAGACTTTGATAAGGCACATGCACTCCTCCGAGAGGTTGGCTATACTAAGAAAGACTTAGAGTTTCGAATCATACGAAGAAACTTTTGTAAATTGAAGTAA